From Phragmites australis chromosome 5, lpPhrAust1.1, whole genome shotgun sequence, a single genomic window includes:
- the LOC133917814 gene encoding transcription factor TGAL1-like — MALCANPERTTIQARLPEPPTGAAEVEGAPVPAPAPEPSRPAEPRQAEAAMAAGPADAAAMAGPADAAAEVRAVRKIEGALALDMEYARWLEEHNKHINELRAAVNAHAGDNDLRGIVESIMVHYDEIFRLKTVAARADVFHVLSGMWKTPAERCFMWLGQLDQQLAGISNLQQSSQQAKDALSQGMEALQQSLAETLASSGNVANYMGQMTMAMGKLGTLENFLRQVSYAHHAVLSSFLLNLLDTV; from the exons atggcgctctgcgccaaccccgagcgcACAACGATCCAGGCAAGGCTGccaga GCCGcccacgggcgccgccgaggtTGAAGGAGCGCCGGTGCCGGCGCCAGCACCCGAGCCAAGCCGGCCGGCGGAGCCAAGGCAGGCAGaagcggcgatggcggcggggccagcggacgcggcagCCATGgcggggccagcggacgcggcggccgag GTCAGAGCTGTTAGAAAAATTGAAG GAGCTTTGGCATTAGACATGGAGTATGCACGCTGGTTGGAGGAGCACAACAAGCATATAAATGAGTTGAGGGCTGCAGTCAATGCACATGCTGGCGATAATGATCTTCGGGGTATTGTTGAAAGCATCATGGTGCACTACGACGAAATTTTCAGGCTCAAGACTGTAGCAGCCAGAGCAGATGTTTTTCATGTGCTGTCTGGGATGTGGAAGACCCCTGCTGAGAGGTGTTTCATGTGGTTAG GTCAGCTTGATCAGCAGCTTGCTGGTATATCCAACCTGCAACAGTCCTCCCAACAAGCTAAAGATGCTCTTTCTCAAGGGATGGAAGCATTACAACAGTCGCTTGCAGAAACTCTAGCATCTTCTGGCAACGTTGCAAATTACATGGGACAGATGACGATGGCTATGGGAAAACTCGGCACACTCGAAAACTTCCTACGACAGGTTTCTTATGCACATCATGCAGTATTGTCTTCTTTTTTGCTTAATTTGTTGGATACTGTTTAA